A genomic stretch from Megalobrama amblycephala isolate DHTTF-2021 linkage group LG22, ASM1881202v1, whole genome shotgun sequence includes:
- the LOC125258189 gene encoding GTPase IMAP family member 9-like, translating to MKMMMEEEEQQNNNKKRKRREVFNEKEQQHKMVMNEKEELMKKHEEEKERIKMMMLEKVEQLDREREELMKKLQEEKKRMKMMMEEEEQQNNNKKRKRREEEFNKREEQYKTLLNDKEKKEREMCEEMKREREEWEKQKQQIPTKLSKRLHDSPAASLSSRRIVLLGRSGVGKSASGNTILGQNEFKSYANKCSYAHATVSGRSVSVVDTPGLFDSLMNPDDLMEETARSVHLSSPGPHAFLIVFPVNMMITEEDQQILQMIEMLFGEGVLKYSIILFTHGDLLEEETVEDLIEENSALRDLVDQCGGRYHILDNKNKRKRKQVNDLLQKIDTMIEQNGGGHYSNQISDSDKEEKKRQRKEEQRK from the exons atgaagatgatgatggaggAGGAAGAACAACAGAATAAtaacaaaaagagaaagagaagagaagtgtttaatgagaaagaacaacaacataaaatgGTAATGAATGAGAAagaagaactgatgaagaaacatgaagaagagaaagagagaataaaGATGATGATGTTGGAGAAAGTGGAGCAACtggacagagaaagagaagaactgatgaagaaactacaagaagagaaaaagagaatgaagatgatgatggaggAGGAAGAACAACAGAATAAtaacaaaaagagaaagagaagagaagaagagtTTAACAAGAGAGAAGAACAATACAAAACACTACTGAATGATAAagagaagaaagagagagagatgtgcGAGGAGATGAAGAGAGAACGAGAGGAATGGGAGAAACAGAAACAGCAAATTCCAACAAAAT TGTCAAAAAGACTGCATGATAGTCCTGCTGCCAGTCTCTCATCCAGGCGGATTGTTCTCCTGGGTAGAAGTGGTGTTGGGAAGAGTGCATCTGGAAACACAATCCTGGGACAAAATGAGTTTAAATCATATGCCAATAAATGTTCATATGCTCACGCCACTGTTTCAGGCAGATCTGTGTCTGTAGTTGATACTCCTGGACTATTTGACTCACTGATGAATCCTGATGATTTAATGGAGGAGACAGCAAGAAGTGTTCATCTATCCAGTCCTGGACCTCATGCTTTTCTCATAGTGTTTCCTGTGAATATGATGATAACTGAGGAGGATCAGCAGATTCTTCAGATGATTGAGATGTTGTTTGGTGAGGGAGtgttaaaatactccatcattctCTTCACTCATGGAGATCTGCTAGAAGAAGAGACAGTAGAGGACCTCATTGAGGAGAACAGTGCATTAAGAGATCTAGTTGATCAGTGTGGAGGCAGATATCACATCTTAGACAataaaaacaagagaaaaagaaagcagGTGAATGATCTACTGCAGAAGATTGACACAATGATAGAGCAGAATGGAGGAGGACACTACAGTAATCAGATCAGTGATTCAGACAAGGAAGAAAAGAAGAGACAGAGAAAGGAAGAGCAGAGAAAATAA
- the LOC125257728 gene encoding vicilin-like seed storage protein At2g18540: MMMMEKVEQLYREKEELIKKLEEEKERMKMMMEEERQNNDKERKRREKEFHEKEERYKMQMKEKEREIYEMKREQNEWEKLEEKTRREEEDNKRREKEQRVYYEFNQRLKQEIERMGREKNKMKILMEKLNREREELMKKLEEEKERMKMMMEEERQNNDKERKRREEKFNEREEQYKREMKEKEESEEKIHEEMKREREEWETQKLEEKMQREEEDEKRREKEQRDLHAFKQRLKQERERMEREKKDLQ, translated from the coding sequence atgatgatgatggagaaaGTGGAGCAACTGTACAGAGAAAAAGAAGAACTGATAAAGAAACtcgaagaagagaaagagagaatgaagatgatgatggaggAAGAACGACAGAATAAtgacaaagagagaaagagaagagaaaaaGAGTTTCATGAGAAAGAAGAACGATATAAAATGcaaatgaaagagaaagagagagagatctatgagatgaagagagaacaaaatgaatgggagaaactagAGGAAAAAACaagaagagaagaagaagataataaaagaagagagaaagaacagAGAGTTTATTATGAATTTAACCAGAGACTGAAACAAGAGATTGAGAGAATgggaagagaaaaaaacaagatgaagatcctgatggagaaactgaacagagaaagagaagaactgatgaaaaaactagaagaagagaaagagagaatgaagatgatgatggaggAAGAACGACAGAATAAtgacaaagagagaaagagaagagaagaaaagtTTAATGAGAGAGAAGAACAATATAAAAGagaaatgaaagagaaagaagagagTGAGGAAAAGATCCATGAGGagatgaagagagaaagagaggaatgGGAGACACAGAAACTGGAGGAAAAGATGCAGAGAGAAGAAGAGGATgagaaaagaagagagaaagaacagAGAGATTTGCATGCATTTAAACAGAGACTAaaacaagaaagagagagaatggaaagagagaaaaaagatcTTCAA
- the LOC125257730 gene encoding vicilin-like seed storage protein At2g18540, with product MKRERNAWEKRKLEEKTRREEEDKKRREKEQRVYGEFNQRLKQERERMKREKEDLQYKHEAKENKMKILMEERVKKMNREREELMKKHEEEKERIKMMMMEKVEQLDREKEELIKKLEEEKERMKMMMMEKVEQLDREREELMNKPEEEKERIKMMMMEKVEQLDREKEELIKKLEEEKERMKMMMEEERQNNDKERKRRQEEFNEREEQYKREMKEKEESEEKIHEEMKREREEWEKQKLEEKTRREEEDEKRREKEQRDLHKKKKR from the exons atgaagagagaaagaaatgcATGGGAGAAACGAAAACTAGAGGAAAAAACaagaagagaagaagaggataagaaaagaagagagaaagaacagAGAGTTTATGGTGAATTTAACCAGAGACTgaaacaagagagagagagaatgaaaagagagaaagaagatCTTCAATATAAACATGAAGCAAAAGAAAACAAGATGAAGATTCTGATGGAGGAGAGAGTGAAGAAAatgaacagagaaagagaagaactgatgaagaaacatgaagaagagaaagagagaataaagatgatgatgatggagaaaGTGGAGCAACTGGACAGAGAAAAAGAAGAACTGATAAAGAAACtcgaagaagagaaagagagaatgaagatgatgatgatggagaaaGTGGAGCAACTGGACAGAGAACGAGAAGAACTGATGAATAAAcctgaagaagagaaagagagaataaagatgatgatgatggagaaaGTGGAGCAACTGGACAGAGAAAAAGAAGAACTGATAAAGAAACtcgaagaagagaaagagagaatgaagatgatgatggaggAAGAACGACAGAATAAtgacaaagagagaaagagaagacaAGAAGAGTTTAATGAGAGAGAAGAACAATATAAAAGagaaatgaaagagaaagaagagagTGAGGAGAAGATCCATGAGGagatgaagagagaaagagaggaatgGGAGAAACAGAAACTGGAGGAAAAGACACGGAGAGAAGAAGAGGATgagaaaagaagagagaaagaacagAGAGATTTGCAT aagaagaagaaaagatgA